One stretch of Streptomyces sp. MMBL 11-1 DNA includes these proteins:
- the lanKC gene encoding class III lanthionine synthetase LanKC, which translates to MNPEYAAYCQADRRFYDAPHRSPGPGGAADEERSFYAPLRGAVPDGWTRSRRGDWLAYSPDGLRLPPQGWKIHVSAALDNAASVLERVVAHCLEHRLAFKCVPNAGLLALRNAKYADRAGSGKFITVYPPSDEAFPEVCTALMRLLEGEHGPYILSDLRCGNGPVHTRYGAFAARFCSGPDGRPVPAVADPRGRLVPDDRGPSFRVPSWVTPPGFLTPYLEARAAVGLADLPYTVEKALHFSNGGGVYLGRDTRSGEQVVLKEARPYAGLAADGADAVARLERERTALEQLAGLDCVPAVRDVFEVGDHHFLVLQHIPGTTLNTVFARRFPLARQHPSPELLAEHASWAEELYGQVERAVGAVHARGIVISDLHMSNVMVDEEAGRIVLLDFEAASPAAERRRQIVANPAFVAPPDRRGTDIDRYALACLRLALYLPLTTLFGIDRTKAAGLARDIARVFPVTEETLRPAVAEILRPAGEPAPRPAPAAAPVAAPAPVAAAAAAPVAVPVPVSGTDPGDWPRSRDAMARAITASRTPEREDRCFPGDIAQFATATGGQSFAYGTAGVLYALHETGAPPCEEAEDWLLRHAKDPASGSPLGFYDGLTGIAWTLHRIGRTAEAADLLRIILDQPLEGLAPGLHHGYAGIGLALDDLARTASATDAPALSDAAARCTALAVRALVDGPPSPRTGLLHGASGIALLLVRRYATTGDPALLDLAATALRRDLERCRTGDDGELLVVEGKRLMPYLGSGSAGIAAVIDAYLAHRPDPALEAAGRALLPAALSAFYVQPGLLRGSAGLLTHLAATPLCDEADRRRAIARHTELLGSHALTYGDGIAFPGEQLMRLSMDLATGTAGVLLALGAALGGSTGLPFLPAAPAAPPGRASGPMDRPHQGS; encoded by the coding sequence GTGAATCCGGAGTACGCCGCGTACTGCCAGGCGGACCGCCGCTTCTACGACGCGCCCCACCGTTCCCCCGGACCGGGCGGAGCCGCCGACGAGGAGCGCTCGTTCTACGCGCCGCTCCGCGGCGCCGTACCCGACGGGTGGACACGCTCCCGGCGCGGCGACTGGCTCGCGTACAGCCCCGACGGGCTGCGACTGCCGCCCCAGGGCTGGAAGATCCACGTCTCGGCCGCCCTCGACAACGCCGCCTCCGTGCTGGAGCGGGTCGTCGCCCACTGCCTGGAACACCGGCTGGCCTTCAAGTGCGTACCCAACGCCGGGCTGCTGGCCCTGCGGAACGCCAAGTACGCGGACCGGGCGGGCAGCGGGAAGTTCATCACCGTCTACCCACCGTCCGACGAGGCGTTCCCCGAGGTGTGCACCGCCCTCATGCGGCTGCTGGAGGGTGAGCACGGCCCGTACATCCTGAGCGACCTGCGGTGCGGGAACGGGCCCGTGCACACCCGGTACGGGGCGTTCGCCGCCCGCTTCTGCTCCGGCCCGGACGGGCGGCCCGTGCCCGCCGTCGCCGATCCGCGGGGCCGGCTCGTCCCCGACGACCGGGGCCCGTCCTTCCGCGTCCCCTCCTGGGTGACCCCGCCCGGCTTCCTGACGCCGTACCTGGAGGCCCGCGCCGCCGTGGGCCTCGCCGACCTCCCGTACACCGTGGAGAAGGCGCTGCACTTCTCCAACGGCGGCGGGGTCTACCTCGGCCGCGACACCCGCTCCGGCGAGCAGGTCGTCCTCAAGGAGGCACGGCCGTACGCCGGTCTCGCCGCCGACGGGGCGGACGCCGTGGCCCGGCTGGAGCGCGAACGGACCGCCCTGGAGCAACTGGCCGGGCTGGACTGCGTACCGGCCGTCCGGGACGTGTTCGAGGTCGGCGACCACCACTTCCTGGTTCTCCAGCACATACCCGGCACCACCCTCAACACCGTCTTCGCCCGTCGCTTCCCGCTCGCCCGACAGCACCCGTCACCCGAACTGCTCGCCGAACACGCCTCCTGGGCCGAAGAGTTGTACGGGCAGGTCGAGCGCGCCGTCGGGGCGGTGCACGCCCGGGGCATCGTCATCAGCGATCTGCACATGAGCAACGTGATGGTCGACGAGGAGGCCGGGCGGATCGTCCTGCTCGACTTCGAGGCGGCCTCCCCGGCCGCCGAGCGCCGCCGTCAGATCGTCGCCAACCCGGCCTTCGTCGCCCCGCCCGACCGGCGCGGCACCGACATCGACCGCTATGCGCTCGCCTGTCTGCGGCTCGCCCTGTACCTGCCGCTCACCACCCTGTTCGGCATCGACCGCACCAAGGCCGCCGGCCTCGCCCGGGACATCGCCCGCGTCTTCCCGGTCACCGAGGAGACGCTGCGGCCCGCGGTCGCGGAGATCCTGCGCCCTGCGGGGGAGCCCGCCCCCCGGCCCGCTCCCGCCGCTGCTCCCGTGGCCGCTCCCGCTCCCGTCGCCGCTGCCGCCGCTGCTCCTGTGGCCGTTCCCGTTCCCGTCTCCGGCACCGACCCCGGCGACTGGCCGCGCAGCCGTGACGCGATGGCCCGGGCCATCACCGCCTCCCGCACACCGGAGCGCGAGGACCGCTGCTTCCCCGGGGACATCGCCCAGTTCGCCACGGCCACCGGCGGCCAGTCCTTCGCGTACGGGACGGCCGGAGTGCTCTACGCCCTCCACGAGACGGGCGCCCCGCCGTGCGAGGAGGCCGAGGACTGGCTCCTGCGGCACGCCAAGGACCCGGCGTCCGGCAGCCCCCTCGGCTTCTACGACGGGCTCACCGGCATCGCCTGGACCCTGCACCGGATCGGCCGCACCGCCGAGGCCGCCGACCTCCTCCGGATCATCCTCGACCAGCCGCTGGAGGGCCTCGCGCCCGGCCTCCACCACGGGTACGCGGGCATCGGCCTCGCCCTCGACGACCTGGCCCGCACCGCCTCCGCCACCGACGCCCCCGCACTGTCGGACGCGGCCGCCCGCTGCACCGCCCTCGCCGTCCGCGCGCTCGTCGACGGACCGCCGTCCCCCCGCACCGGACTGCTGCACGGCGCGAGCGGCATCGCCCTGCTGCTGGTACGCCGCTACGCGACCACCGGGGACCCCGCCCTGCTCGATCTGGCGGCCACCGCCCTGCGCCGCGACCTGGAACGCTGCCGGACCGGCGACGACGGCGAACTCCTCGTCGTCGAGGGCAAGCGGCTCATGCCGTACCTCGGTTCCGGCAGCGCCGGCATCGCGGCCGTCATCGACGCCTACCTCGCCCACCGCCCCGACCCCGCGCTCGAAGCGGCGGGCCGCGCCCTCCTGCCGGCCGCGCTCTCCGCCTTCTACGTCCAGCCCGGACTGCTCCGGGGCTCGGCCGGACTCCTGACGCACCTCGCGGCCACCCCCCTGTGCGACGAGGCCGACCGGCGGCGCGCCATCGCCCGCCACACCGAGCTGCTGGGCAGCCACGCCCTGACGTACGGAGACGGAATCGCGTTCCCCGGCGAGCAGTTGATGCGCCTGTCGATGGACCTGGCCACCGGGACCGCCGGCGTCCTCCTCGCCCTGGGCGCCGCGCTCGGCGGCTCCACCGGACTTCCCTTCCTGCCCGCCGCCCCGGCGGCGCCCCCCGGCCGCGCGAGCGGCCCCATGGACCGGCCCCACCAGGGGTCGTAG
- the mshB gene encoding N-acetyl-1-D-myo-inositol-2-amino-2-deoxy-alpha-D-glucopyranoside deacetylase, translated as MKDLPARRLLLVHAHPDDESINNGATMARYAAEGAHVTLVTCTLGEEGEVIPPSLARLTADRDDALGPHRVGELAAAMKELGVDDHRFLGGAGRYRDSGMMGAEQNGRPGSFWSTPVDEAAAHLVEVIREVRPQVLVTYDPDGGYGHPDHIQAHRVAMRAVDLAADPAYGPGAPHTVAKVYWNRVERAVAEAGFERLRTTAPGAFPGIASVDDVPGVTDGERITAEIDGSAYAGAKSAAMRAHATQIAVDGPFFALSNDLGQPLLTTEHYQLVRGAPGVAEGARESDLFAGLPGTPDGTGTGGTGTGGTGATDVTGATGGTGATGATGGTGAAGATGSAA; from the coding sequence ATGAAGGACCTCCCCGCCCGCCGTCTGCTGCTCGTGCACGCGCACCCCGACGACGAGTCGATCAACAACGGCGCCACCATGGCCAGGTATGCGGCCGAGGGCGCCCACGTCACCCTGGTGACGTGCACGCTCGGCGAGGAGGGGGAGGTCATCCCGCCCTCGCTCGCCCGCCTCACCGCCGACCGGGACGACGCGCTGGGCCCCCACCGCGTCGGCGAGCTGGCCGCGGCGATGAAGGAGCTCGGCGTCGACGACCACCGCTTCCTCGGCGGGGCCGGCCGCTACCGGGACTCCGGAATGATGGGCGCCGAGCAGAACGGCCGCCCCGGCTCCTTCTGGTCCACCCCGGTGGACGAGGCGGCGGCCCACCTCGTCGAGGTGATCCGCGAGGTCCGCCCCCAGGTCCTGGTCACCTACGACCCGGACGGCGGCTACGGCCACCCCGATCACATCCAGGCCCACCGCGTCGCGATGCGCGCCGTCGACCTGGCCGCCGACCCGGCGTACGGCCCCGGCGCACCGCACACCGTCGCGAAGGTCTACTGGAACCGGGTGGAGCGGGCCGTGGCCGAGGCCGGCTTCGAGCGGCTGCGCACCACCGCCCCCGGGGCCTTCCCCGGCATCGCCTCCGTGGACGACGTCCCGGGCGTGACCGACGGGGAGCGGATCACCGCGGAGATCGACGGATCGGCGTACGCCGGTGCCAAATCGGCGGCGATGCGCGCCCATGCCACCCAGATCGCGGTCGACGGCCCCTTCTTCGCCCTCTCCAACGACCTCGGCCAGCCCCTGTTGACGACCGAGCACTACCAACTGGTGCGAGGCGCACCGGGCGTGGCCGAGGGCGCGCGCGAGAGTGATCTCTTCGCGGGCCTGCCGGGCACCCCGGACGGTACGGGCACGGGCGGTACGGGCACGGGCGGTACGGGCGCCACGGATGTCACAGGTGCCACGGGCGGCACGGGTGCCACGGGTGCCACGGGCGGCACGGGTGCCGCAGGTGCCACGGGGAGCGCGGCATGA
- a CDS encoding sugar O-acetyltransferase: MSDEARPSQKEAMLSGELYIADDPELAAEARHAAVLSERYNAISAADPEARRAVLAELLGEVGEGVEVRPPLRVDYGYQTTIGPRTFINFGAVLLDVARITIGADVQMGPNVQLLTPTHPIDPEPRRAKWEAAQPITIGDNVWLGGGVIVCPGVTIGENTVVGAGAVVTKDLPGDVVAVGNPARVIRKIGEEEA; this comes from the coding sequence ATGAGCGACGAGGCCAGGCCCAGCCAGAAGGAAGCCATGCTCTCCGGCGAGCTCTACATCGCCGACGACCCCGAACTGGCGGCGGAGGCGCGGCACGCGGCCGTGCTCAGCGAGCGCTACAACGCCATCTCGGCCGCCGACCCCGAGGCCCGGCGCGCGGTCCTGGCCGAGCTGCTCGGCGAGGTGGGCGAGGGCGTGGAGGTCCGGCCGCCGCTGCGGGTCGACTACGGCTATCAGACGACCATCGGCCCCCGGACGTTCATCAACTTCGGCGCGGTCCTCCTGGACGTCGCCCGCATCACCATCGGCGCGGACGTCCAGATGGGCCCGAACGTCCAGCTGCTCACCCCGACCCACCCGATCGACCCCGAGCCGCGCCGCGCCAAGTGGGAGGCCGCGCAGCCGATCACCATCGGCGACAACGTCTGGCTGGGCGGCGGGGTGATCGTCTGTCCCGGGGTGACCATCGGCGAGAACACGGTGGTGGGGGCGGGGGCCGTCGTCACGAAGGACCTGCCGGGAGACGTGGTGGCGGTCGGCAACCCGGCCCGGGTGATCAGGAAGATCGGCGAGGAGGAGGCGTGA
- a CDS encoding ABC transporter ATP-binding protein, with protein MRLHPRPGTESGTRRLARQHPAALLGLLLCSTGGALAALALPAALGHTVDRLVDGGPVPWSGLLLCAALTLAETGFDAAAAVTGTSTTARLTASLRTRTAARVLAAEPRRALALPTGDLTARLTARTADAASAPVTAAGAVAGVLLPLGALVGLVLIDIWTAAALLLGAPLLVALLRAFTRRTADAGADYQRAQSLIAHRLTEALDGADTIRAARTGAREHRRVLEPLTALAEHGRRTWAVYGRAVGRSGLLLPLLMLLVVAVAGLRLHAGAIGVGDLVAASRYAGLAVGIGALTGALGSLARSRVAAQSLQPLLTLAPLPHRGLGPAPDAPGHLELRDVGVEQDGGGPLLTGVHLTVPGGTSLAVVGRSGSGKSVLAAVAGRLLDPDTGSVLLDGVPMDGMEPARLRREVAYAFARPALPGVTVEDTIAYGPWTASPEAVRDAARAARADGFLALLPYGYATPVADAPLSGGERQRLGLARAFAHPGRLMILDDALSSLDTVTEHHVRRALDARAGHCTRVIVAHRLSSAARADRVAWLEDGRIRATGRHHELWADPDYRAVFRTDTPAEGSVPASRTPVTPAAGSGTR; from the coding sequence GTGCGGCTGCACCCACGCCCGGGCACGGAGTCCGGCACCCGGCGGCTCGCCCGGCAGCACCCGGCGGCCCTGCTCGGGCTCCTCCTCTGCTCCACCGGCGGGGCACTCGCCGCGCTCGCCCTTCCCGCGGCCCTCGGCCACACCGTCGACCGGCTCGTCGACGGCGGCCCCGTACCCTGGTCCGGGCTGCTGCTCTGCGCCGCCCTGACCCTCGCCGAGACCGGGTTCGACGCGGCGGCCGCCGTGACCGGCACGAGCACCACCGCCCGGCTCACCGCCTCCCTGCGCACCCGCACCGCCGCCCGGGTCCTGGCGGCCGAACCCCGCCGCGCCCTCGCCCTGCCCACCGGCGACCTCACCGCCCGGCTCACGGCCCGCACCGCCGACGCCGCCTCCGCACCCGTCACCGCCGCCGGAGCCGTCGCGGGCGTCCTCCTCCCGCTCGGCGCGCTCGTCGGACTCGTCCTCATCGACATCTGGACGGCCGCCGCCCTCCTGCTCGGCGCGCCCCTCCTCGTCGCCCTGCTGCGCGCCTTCACCCGCCGGACCGCCGACGCCGGGGCCGACTACCAGCGCGCCCAGTCGCTCATCGCCCACCGGCTCACCGAGGCCCTCGACGGCGCCGACACCATCCGCGCCGCCCGCACCGGCGCACGCGAGCACCGCCGCGTCCTGGAGCCCCTGACCGCCCTCGCCGAACACGGCAGGCGCACCTGGGCGGTGTACGGGCGGGCCGTCGGCCGCAGCGGCCTCCTGCTGCCGCTGCTCATGCTGCTGGTCGTCGCGGTCGCCGGACTACGGCTCCACGCGGGCGCGATCGGCGTCGGCGACCTGGTCGCCGCCTCCCGCTACGCGGGTCTCGCCGTCGGTATCGGCGCCCTGACCGGCGCCCTGGGCTCCCTCGCCCGCAGCCGCGTGGCCGCGCAGAGCCTGCAGCCGCTCCTCACCCTGGCACCGCTGCCGCACCGCGGCCTGGGCCCGGCGCCGGACGCCCCCGGGCACCTCGAACTCAGGGATGTCGGCGTCGAACAGGACGGCGGCGGCCCGCTGCTGACCGGCGTCCACCTGACCGTCCCCGGCGGCACCTCCCTGGCGGTCGTCGGCCGCTCCGGCTCCGGCAAGTCGGTGCTCGCCGCGGTCGCCGGGCGGCTGCTCGACCCGGACACCGGCAGCGTGCTGCTGGACGGCGTCCCGATGGACGGCATGGAACCGGCCCGGCTGCGCCGCGAGGTGGCGTACGCCTTCGCCCGCCCGGCCCTCCCCGGCGTCACCGTCGAGGACACGATCGCCTACGGGCCCTGGACCGCGTCGCCCGAGGCCGTACGCGACGCCGCCCGCGCGGCCCGCGCCGACGGGTTCCTCGCCCTGCTCCCGTACGGTTACGCGACCCCGGTCGCCGACGCCCCGCTCTCCGGCGGCGAGCGCCAACGCCTGGGACTGGCCCGCGCGTTCGCCCACCCAGGCCGCCTGATGATCCTCGACGACGCGCTGTCCAGCCTCGACACCGTGACCGAGCACCACGTCCGCCGCGCGCTCGACGCGCGGGCCGGGCACTGCACCCGGGTCATCGTCGCCCACCGGCTGTCCTCGGCCGCGCGGGCGGACCGGGTCGCCTGGCTGGAGGACGGCCGGATCCGTGCGACGGGCCGCCACCACGAACTCTGGGCGGATCCGGACTACCGGGCGGTCTTCCGCACCGACACACCCGCCGAGGGCTCCGTTCCCGCGAGCCGTACGCCCGTGACTCCGGCCGCCGGATCGGGGACCCGGTGA
- a CDS encoding MFS transporter, which translates to MRTYRELFRTPEFTPFFAAVSVQTAARTATGLALGTLVYTRTGSPLLSALAMFGPSLAQVAGALTLLSAADRLPPRAALTALALLSAGAACVQAVPGLPLWGAFAVLLVVGVASSPGGGVRYGLLNEIVPREGFLLGRSVLNMTGGATQICGFAVGGLLVAVFSARGTLLVGAGLYVVAAAVTRFGLTARPPRATGRPSVRETRRTNALLWSSTPRRYVFLALWVPNGLVVGAESLYVAYAPGHAGLLFAGGALGMLAGDTLVGRFVTARWRPRLGAPLRLLLAAPYLLFALRPGLPLALAAVVLASVGFAASLLLQERLMALTPQELSGQALGLSSSGMLAMQGVGAAVAGGIAQLTSAATGMAAVAGISVAVTLALAPGLRDRSEDAGGRLPVADGSPRASRTPLGKETT; encoded by the coding sequence ATGCGCACCTACCGCGAGCTGTTCCGCACCCCGGAGTTCACTCCCTTCTTCGCCGCCGTCTCCGTGCAGACGGCCGCCCGGACCGCGACCGGTCTGGCGCTGGGCACCCTCGTGTACACGCGGACGGGCTCGCCCCTGCTGTCGGCCCTGGCGATGTTCGGCCCGTCGCTGGCCCAGGTGGCCGGGGCGCTCACCCTGCTGTCGGCGGCGGACCGCCTGCCGCCGCGCGCCGCGCTGACCGCCCTGGCGCTGCTCTCCGCCGGGGCCGCCTGCGTCCAGGCCGTTCCCGGGCTGCCGCTGTGGGGGGCGTTCGCCGTCCTGCTGGTGGTGGGCGTGGCCTCGTCACCGGGCGGGGGCGTACGGTACGGGCTGCTCAACGAGATCGTTCCGCGCGAGGGATTCCTGCTCGGCCGCTCCGTGCTCAACATGACGGGTGGCGCGACGCAGATCTGCGGGTTCGCGGTGGGCGGGCTGCTGGTGGCGGTGTTCTCGGCGCGCGGCACGCTGCTGGTCGGGGCGGGACTGTACGTCGTCGCGGCGGCCGTGACCCGGTTCGGGCTGACCGCCCGGCCACCCCGGGCGACCGGACGCCCCTCGGTCCGGGAGACACGGCGGACGAACGCGCTCCTCTGGTCGTCGACGCCGCGCCGGTACGTGTTCCTGGCGCTGTGGGTGCCCAACGGGCTCGTCGTCGGGGCCGAGTCGCTGTACGTCGCGTACGCGCCGGGGCACGCCGGGCTCCTCTTCGCCGGCGGGGCCCTGGGCATGCTGGCCGGGGACACGCTGGTCGGGCGGTTCGTCACGGCACGGTGGCGGCCCCGGCTGGGGGCCCCGCTCCGGCTCCTGCTGGCCGCGCCCTATCTCCTCTTCGCGCTGCGCCCGGGGCTGCCCCTCGCCCTGGCGGCGGTCGTCCTGGCGAGCGTGGGCTTCGCCGCGAGTCTGCTGCTCCAGGAACGGCTGATGGCCCTCACCCCGCAGGAGCTGAGCGGCCAGGCGCTCGGGCTCAGCTCCTCGGGGATGCTCGCCATGCAGGGCGTGGGGGCGGCCGTGGCGGGCGGCATCGCCCAGCTGACCTCCGCCGCCACGGGCATGGCGGCCGTCGCGGGGATCTCCGTGGCGGTGACGCTGGCGCTGGCCCCGGGGCTGCGTGACCGGTCCGAGGATGCCGGGGGCAGACTGCCGGTAGCGGACGGATCACCACGAGCGTCCCGTACACCCCTCGGGAAAGAGACCACATGA
- a CDS encoding ArsR/SmtB family transcription factor: MGWWQVGADTLANSRFAVSPLAEAVASLLVLERAGAAHPGERAWLEAHLPAYRRWKAGHPVSALVTGAALAPRWIADFLIPVPAPAPPGRAPASFADELATVRATPPDRARADLAEAVRGPLPAALDRDDLAERAADAVEWVWTHTVLPDWPRRRRILEADVVARSAQLGRGGWVEAVNGMRPGIRWLGGSRLQINTHDNPPRELGRAHLLFVPVTPYQSWVCWDIPRRYGLVYPCSGALAGAGSVPVPVALGALIGPARASVLLLLASPLSTTQLVALTGQGLGSVGRHLRILLDAGLVRRRRAGRSVLYFRTEAGDALVRGAG; encoded by the coding sequence GTGGGCTGGTGGCAGGTCGGGGCGGACACGCTCGCGAACAGCCGGTTCGCCGTCTCGCCCCTCGCGGAGGCCGTCGCGAGCCTGCTGGTCCTGGAGCGGGCCGGCGCCGCGCATCCGGGTGAGCGTGCCTGGCTGGAGGCCCACCTGCCCGCGTACCGGCGGTGGAAGGCCGGCCACCCGGTCTCCGCGCTGGTGACCGGCGCCGCCCTCGCGCCCCGGTGGATCGCCGACTTCCTCATCCCCGTGCCGGCCCCCGCCCCGCCGGGCCGGGCCCCGGCCTCCTTCGCCGACGAGCTGGCGACCGTGCGGGCCACCCCGCCCGACCGGGCCCGCGCCGACCTGGCCGAGGCGGTGCGCGGGCCGTTGCCCGCCGCGCTGGACCGGGACGACCTGGCCGAGCGCGCCGCCGACGCGGTGGAGTGGGTCTGGACGCACACCGTGCTGCCCGACTGGCCGAGGCGGCGGCGGATCCTGGAGGCCGATGTGGTCGCCCGTTCCGCCCAGTTGGGGCGCGGTGGCTGGGTCGAAGCGGTGAACGGCATGCGCCCCGGCATCCGCTGGCTGGGCGGCAGCCGGCTCCAGATCAACACCCACGACAACCCGCCCCGCGAACTGGGCCGCGCCCACCTGCTGTTCGTCCCCGTGACCCCGTACCAGTCCTGGGTCTGCTGGGACATTCCCCGCCGGTACGGGCTGGTGTACCCGTGTTCCGGCGCGCTCGCCGGGGCCGGGAGCGTTCCCGTGCCCGTCGCCCTGGGCGCGCTGATCGGCCCGGCGCGGGCGAGTGTCCTGCTGCTGCTCGCCTCCCCGCTCAGCACGACGCAGCTCGTCGCGCTGACCGGCCAGGGGCTGGGCTCGGTGGGCCGCCATCTGCGGATCCTGCTGGACGCCGGACTGGTCCGCCGTCGCCGCGCGGGCCGCTCCGTGCTCTATTTCCGTACGGAGGCGGGGGACGCCCTGGTGCGGGGCGCGGGCTGA
- a CDS encoding SapB/AmfS family lanthipeptide codes for MALLDLQAMDTPAEDSFGELATGSQVSLLVCEYSSLSVVLCTP; via the coding sequence ATGGCGCTTCTCGACCTTCAGGCGATGGACACCCCGGCCGAGGACTCCTTCGGCGAGCTCGCCACGGGCAGCCAGGTCTCGCTGCTGGTCTGTGAGTACAGCTCCCTCAGCGTGGTCCTCTGCACCCCGTGA
- a CDS encoding DUF6113 family protein: protein MSGNPGKGRVRAGSSSAPRRNAPPRDPGPTGFAARPNPARIAAYSGFAVLGALVAIAGSLVQAAWFPGGLIIALAASAGLFYGGRILTRTQIGALAPAAGWFVTVFLLLSGRPEGDYVFGDELGLVLFMLGGTAAAVMCATTSKVPQSAIRSGRSGT from the coding sequence ATGAGCGGGAACCCCGGGAAGGGCCGCGTCCGCGCGGGTTCCTCCAGCGCGCCGCGGCGGAACGCGCCGCCCAGGGACCCCGGTCCCACCGGTTTCGCGGCCCGGCCGAACCCGGCCCGGATCGCCGCGTACTCGGGCTTCGCCGTCCTCGGCGCACTGGTGGCGATCGCCGGATCACTCGTCCAAGCCGCCTGGTTCCCGGGCGGGTTGATCATCGCGCTGGCGGCCTCCGCGGGTCTCTTCTACGGTGGCCGGATTCTGACCCGCACCCAGATCGGCGCGCTCGCCCCGGCGGCCGGATGGTTCGTCACGGTGTTCCTTCTGCTGAGCGGGCGGCCGGAGGGCGACTACGTCTTCGGCGACGAACTCGGCCTGGTGCTGTTCATGCTCGGCGGGACGGCTGCCGCTGTGATGTGCGCCACCACCTCCAAAGTGCCGCAATCAGCCATCCGCAGCGGCCGGTCCGGTACGTGA
- a CDS encoding DUF4265 domain-containing protein, with the protein MSSSAGPERPSREADQIKVWFRLVPREGRPPCDTEGLWATRLGPDTARVDNVPFLQDGVAEGETVRFRTDGDGVHWAVGRVADSGNCTVRVLPLPDGPLGRDARAVHERLAAFGLTGEVFSAEFPLVALTVPGGADLRGVKALLARGRDEGWWHFEVSCVTAAWRAA; encoded by the coding sequence ATGAGTTCCTCCGCCGGACCGGAACGCCCGTCCCGCGAAGCCGATCAGATCAAGGTCTGGTTCCGCCTCGTCCCGCGCGAGGGCCGGCCGCCCTGCGACACCGAGGGGTTGTGGGCGACGCGCCTCGGCCCGGACACCGCCCGGGTGGACAACGTGCCCTTCCTCCAGGACGGGGTCGCCGAGGGCGAGACCGTACGGTTCCGCACGGACGGCGACGGGGTCCACTGGGCCGTCGGCCGCGTGGCCGACTCGGGCAACTGCACCGTACGGGTGCTGCCGTTGCCGGACGGGCCGCTCGGGCGCGACGCCCGGGCCGTGCACGAGCGGCTCGCCGCCTTCGGGCTCACCGGGGAGGTCTTCAGCGCCGAGTTCCCGCTGGTCGCCCTGACCGTGCCGGGCGGCGCGGATCTGCGCGGGGTCAAGGCACTGCTCGCCCGTGGCCGGGACGAGGGCTGGTGGCACTTCGAGGTCTCGTGCGTCACCGCCGCCTGGCGGGCCGCGTAG